Proteins encoded together in one Streptomyces umbrinus window:
- a CDS encoding SDR family NAD(P)-dependent oxidoreductase yields MSAIPSPGTVLLTGAGRGLGRATALTLLRDRPDLHLLVAVRSDPDGLAERLAAETGSSKVRGVACDLGSLDSVRQAADSVRELLDSGELPPLRAVVANAGTQAVTAMNRTADGFETTFGTNVLGHHQLIRRLQDRLTAPGRVVLVGSGTHFGDFRHSWGLVPPPRTAPVAELALPWTTPDAGTVRAGRSAYAASKLATVHLAHELDRRTPEGIGVYTFDPGLMPGTGLVREAGPLDRLAWNSLLHLTRVHPSSTNPRASGRKLAQAAVAEPVAPSGSYLDRGRPVRSSPASYDPAREAELWEELERLVAAKGACPPA; encoded by the coding sequence ATGTCTGCCATCCCCTCTCCCGGAACCGTCCTCCTCACCGGCGCGGGCCGCGGTCTCGGGCGCGCCACCGCCCTGACGCTCCTGCGCGACCGTCCCGACCTGCATCTCCTCGTCGCAGTCCGCTCGGACCCGGACGGACTCGCGGAGCGGCTGGCCGCCGAGACCGGCTCATCGAAGGTGCGCGGTGTCGCCTGCGACCTGGGCTCACTCGACTCCGTACGCCAGGCGGCCGACTCCGTACGGGAGTTGCTCGACTCCGGAGAACTCCCGCCGCTGCGTGCCGTGGTGGCGAACGCGGGTACGCAGGCCGTCACTGCCATGAATCGGACGGCCGACGGCTTCGAAACCACCTTCGGCACCAACGTCCTCGGGCACCATCAGCTGATCCGGCGGCTTCAGGACCGGCTGACGGCGCCGGGGCGCGTAGTCCTCGTCGGCAGCGGCACGCACTTCGGGGACTTCCGGCACTCCTGGGGGCTGGTTCCGCCGCCGCGCACCGCTCCGGTCGCCGAGCTGGCGCTGCCCTGGACGACCCCGGACGCCGGAACCGTCAGGGCGGGCCGGTCCGCTTACGCGGCGAGCAAGCTGGCCACCGTGCACCTCGCGCACGAGCTGGACCGCCGCACCCCCGAGGGCATCGGCGTCTACACCTTCGATCCCGGTCTGATGCCGGGCACCGGCCTCGTCCGCGAGGCGGGACCGCTGGACCGCCTCGCCTGGAACAGCCTGCTGCACCTCACCCGCGTCCATCCCAGCTCGACCAACCCGCGCGCGTCCGGACGCAAACTCGCCCAGGCGGCCGTCGCCGAGCCGGTCGCCCCGTCCGGGAGCTATCTCGACCGCGGCCGTCCCGTCCGGTCCTCGCCCGCGTCGTACGACCCCGCCCGCGAGGCCGAACTCTGGGAGGAACTGGAACGGCTGGTCGCCGCCAAGGGGGCCTGTCCGCCCGCGTGA
- a CDS encoding MFS transporter → MTPAPIAEQPGTPTSEPTLPSEPTSTSAEPGLPLSGLLALSTAAFTAVLTELLPAGLLPRMAPDLGVSEARVGFLVTGYAVASFLAAIPLTAALRGLPRRPVLLGALLGFAAANAVTALSSSYGLTFAARLVAGVMGGTLWAMLVGYAARMVPAERRGRAIAIVLAGITLALSLGLPAGSALADALGWRAAFAVPALLAVPLVVWIRRRVPGFPGEARGERVPLPRVAALPGIGTVLSVTLTLLVGHQVMYTYVAPFSEHAGFGRTGLVLLVFGAATVVGIWLTGLLIDRHPRRTLLGALALLAAAMLALGTYAGHGAVLMASVALWGMAFGGAPTLIQTALVDASGPANADVATSLQTTVYNAGIAAGSLTGGLILSRSGADALPWTTFLLVTATLAIVAAGRRHAFPSRRRTELSTVGPRSAGGRVRHAE, encoded by the coding sequence ATGACGCCCGCACCGATCGCCGAACAACCCGGCACACCCACGTCCGAACCCACGCTCCCGTCCGAGCCCACGTCCACGTCCGCCGAGCCCGGTCTGCCCCTCTCGGGGTTGCTCGCCCTGTCCACGGCCGCCTTCACCGCCGTACTGACGGAGCTTCTTCCGGCGGGTCTGCTGCCGCGGATGGCACCGGATCTCGGGGTTTCCGAGGCGCGGGTGGGCTTCCTGGTGACCGGCTACGCGGTCGCGTCGTTCCTCGCCGCGATCCCGCTCACCGCCGCCCTGCGCGGACTGCCACGGCGGCCCGTCCTCCTCGGCGCGCTGCTGGGTTTCGCGGCTGCCAACGCCGTCACCGCACTGTCGTCGTCGTACGGGCTGACGTTCGCGGCACGGCTCGTGGCCGGGGTGATGGGCGGGACGCTGTGGGCGATGCTCGTGGGGTACGCCGCCCGGATGGTGCCCGCCGAGCGGCGCGGCCGGGCCATCGCGATCGTGCTGGCGGGCATCACACTCGCGCTCTCCCTGGGGCTTCCCGCGGGCTCGGCGCTGGCCGACGCACTCGGCTGGCGAGCGGCCTTCGCCGTCCCGGCGCTGCTGGCCGTGCCGCTCGTGGTGTGGATACGACGCCGGGTGCCGGGCTTTCCCGGTGAGGCACGGGGCGAGCGCGTGCCGTTGCCTCGCGTCGCCGCACTGCCCGGCATCGGCACGGTCCTGTCCGTCACGCTGACGCTGCTCGTCGGCCATCAGGTGATGTACACGTACGTGGCACCGTTCTCGGAGCACGCGGGCTTCGGCCGTACGGGGCTGGTGCTGCTGGTGTTCGGTGCCGCGACCGTCGTCGGGATCTGGCTCACCGGACTGCTGATCGACCGGCATCCGCGCCGGACCCTGCTGGGTGCGCTCGCCCTGCTCGCGGCCGCGATGCTCGCGCTGGGCACGTACGCCGGTCATGGAGCCGTACTGATGGCCTCGGTCGCGCTGTGGGGCATGGCGTTCGGCGGCGCGCCGACGCTCATCCAGACCGCGCTGGTCGACGCCTCCGGTCCCGCGAACGCCGATGTGGCCACCTCGCTGCAGACCACGGTCTACAACGCGGGCATCGCGGCCGGTTCCCTAACCGGCGGTCTGATCCTGAGCAGATCGGGCGCAGACGCCCTCCCATGGACGACATTTCTGCTGGTCACGGCGACGCTCGCGATCGTGGCCGCGGGGCGCCGGCACGCCTTTCCCTCGCGGCGCCGCACGGAGTTGAGTACGGTCGGTCCAAGGTCGGCAGGAGGGCGGGTACGGCATGCTGAGTGA
- a CDS encoding sialidase family protein — MRSAPPSRLRSLTALTAVLLPALALSGTSAGATPDGHGHKPVRLSGASPFAGCAPGALDGKMADGAIEPQLAADPGDPRRIAAVWPQDRQRGVVLAVTRDGGTSWKRTVVPHLTRCSGGRYDYADEPAVTFTADGALLVTGGLAMADGSASAGLSIRSDDGGRTWTRPAVIIEETDPARGGVASGPAVADPRDPDVLYVVTPRFPAAERTRNDAWISRSTDGGRSWQPPTLVVDAGDRHLVSGHRLTVLDDGTLVDVHTLVRFGEGPITNRLTLQAVRSTDAGRTWSEPVKVADLRTRFLFQDPESGEQVSHTTSLLSDTAVDRRTGRIHVAWQDSRFTDGAVDSVAVAASDDGGRTWSTPGKVNRTPSGIPLPNQQAFTVALAVGDDGTVAVSHSDFRHNDTGEALLTDRWLVRCRPEPADCTSDAATWRETRLTPTSYDMRRAPGIPDEASPRGYFLGERMGLVATGRGFTAAWAVPDAPGRAAVHVSTP; from the coding sequence GTGCGCTCTGCCCCGCCCTCTCGCCTTCGTTCCCTGACCGCGCTCACGGCTGTCCTGTTGCCGGCGCTCGCACTGTCCGGCACCTCGGCCGGCGCGACGCCCGACGGCCACGGACACAAACCCGTGCGGCTCTCCGGAGCCAGTCCGTTCGCCGGCTGCGCCCCAGGAGCGCTCGACGGCAAGATGGCCGACGGTGCCATCGAGCCGCAGCTCGCCGCCGACCCGGGCGACCCCCGTCGTATCGCGGCGGTGTGGCCGCAGGACCGCCAGCGCGGCGTGGTGCTGGCCGTCACGCGTGACGGCGGAACGTCCTGGAAACGCACCGTCGTTCCACACCTGACCCGATGCTCGGGAGGCCGCTACGACTACGCCGACGAACCCGCCGTGACGTTCACAGCGGACGGCGCGCTGCTGGTCACCGGCGGTCTGGCCATGGCCGACGGCTCCGCCAGTGCAGGCCTGTCGATACGTTCCGACGACGGCGGACGGACCTGGACACGCCCCGCGGTGATCATCGAGGAGACCGATCCGGCGCGGGGCGGCGTCGCCTCGGGCCCGGCGGTCGCGGACCCGCGCGATCCGGACGTGCTGTACGTCGTCACCCCGCGTTTCCCAGCGGCCGAGCGGACCCGCAACGACGCCTGGATCAGCCGCAGTACCGACGGCGGCCGCAGCTGGCAGCCGCCCACCCTGGTCGTGGACGCCGGCGACCGGCACCTCGTCTCCGGCCACCGGCTGACCGTGCTCGACGACGGCACCCTGGTGGACGTCCACACCCTGGTCCGCTTCGGCGAGGGGCCGATCACCAACCGGCTCACCCTTCAGGCCGTACGGTCCACCGACGCCGGCCGGACCTGGTCCGAGCCCGTGAAGGTGGCCGACCTGCGCACCAGGTTCCTGTTCCAGGACCCCGAATCCGGTGAACAGGTCTCGCACACCACCAGCCTGCTCTCCGACACCGCAGTCGACCGCCGCACCGGGCGCATCCATGTGGCCTGGCAGGACTCGCGGTTCACCGACGGCGCCGTCGACTCCGTGGCCGTGGCCGCCTCCGACGACGGCGGCCGCACCTGGTCCACGCCGGGGAAGGTGAACCGCACGCCGAGCGGCATTCCGCTGCCCAACCAGCAGGCCTTCACCGTCGCGTTGGCGGTCGGTGACGACGGCACGGTCGCCGTCTCCCACTCCGACTTCCGGCACAACGACACGGGCGAGGCACTGCTGACGGACCGTTGGCTGGTGCGCTGCCGGCCGGAGCCCGCCGACTGTACGAGCGATGCGGCGACCTGGCGGGAGACCCGGCTGACCCCGACGTCGTACGACATGCGGCGGGCGCCGGGGATCCCCGACGAGGCCAGTCCGCGCGGCTACTTCCTGGGCGAGCGCATGGGGTTGGTCGCCACCGGGCGCGGGTTCACCGCGGCGTGGGCCGTACCGGACGCCCCGGGCAGGGCCGCCGTGCACGTCTCCACGCCCTGA
- a CDS encoding SGNH/GDSL hydrolase family protein, with protein sequence MERLTVRKRLAALFTGALLLGAALTSPASAQAPAPTTWTGTWGTAPTTIPKTDTTTFHDQTIRQVVHTSIAGTALRIRLSNEFGKQPLKIGEVHVARRAPGTDEPIIDPATDRQLTFSGKSSVTTPAGAPVLSDPVTLRVPARSDLVVSLHLPESTPGSTVNSFAAQRSYIAAGNVTGETKIEPQSVTERWYFLTGVSVRATSAGPAATGRASAAVALGDSITADTTLGTNHRWTDYLAQRLQGPGGPRHPVGVLNKGISGNRLLHDPNPPAGHPAEAYAAYFGESGLKRFDRDVAAQPEVRHVLVLLGVNDLGHPGTIAPLSEKVTGQDLIDGHRQLIARAHERGLRIYGATITPFKNDTLGFYTPENAAARQTFNHWLRTSGEYDGVIDFDAALRDPADPERLLAAYDSGDHLHTNDAGREAMARAVPLRFFK encoded by the coding sequence ATGGAACGCCTGACTGTTCGCAAGAGACTCGCCGCGTTATTCACCGGAGCCCTCCTGCTGGGAGCCGCTCTCACTTCTCCAGCCTCTGCCCAGGCGCCCGCACCAACCACGTGGACCGGCACTTGGGGCACGGCCCCCACCACCATCCCCAAGACGGACACCACGACCTTCCACGACCAGACGATCCGCCAGGTCGTCCACACCAGCATCGCCGGAACAGCCCTGCGCATCCGCCTCTCGAACGAGTTCGGCAAGCAGCCACTGAAGATCGGCGAGGTGCACGTCGCCCGCCGGGCGCCGGGCACGGACGAGCCGATCATCGACCCCGCCACGGACCGCCAACTGACCTTCTCGGGCAAGTCCTCGGTCACGACCCCCGCCGGAGCGCCCGTCCTCAGCGATCCCGTCACGCTCCGCGTGCCCGCTCGTTCCGACCTCGTCGTGAGCCTCCACCTGCCCGAGAGCACTCCGGGATCGACGGTCAACTCCTTTGCAGCTCAGCGCAGTTACATCGCGGCGGGCAATGTGACGGGCGAGACCAAGATCGAGCCCCAGTCCGTCACGGAACGCTGGTACTTCCTGACCGGCGTGAGCGTCCGAGCCACCTCCGCAGGGCCTGCCGCCACGGGCAGGGCATCGGCCGCCGTCGCACTCGGCGACTCCATCACGGCCGACACCACCCTCGGCACCAACCACCGCTGGACCGACTACCTCGCCCAGCGTCTCCAAGGCCCCGGCGGCCCCCGCCACCCCGTCGGCGTCCTCAACAAGGGCATCAGCGGCAACCGCCTGCTCCACGACCCCAACCCGCCCGCAGGCCACCCCGCGGAGGCGTACGCCGCGTACTTCGGCGAGAGCGGACTCAAGCGCTTCGACCGCGATGTGGCCGCCCAGCCAGAAGTCCGCCATGTCCTCGTCCTGCTCGGCGTGAACGACCTGGGCCACCCCGGGACCATCGCCCCGCTCTCCGAGAAGGTGACCGGACAGGACCTGATCGACGGCCACCGGCAGCTCATCGCCCGCGCCCACGAGCGCGGACTGCGGATTTACGGAGCCACCATCACGCCGTTCAAGAACGACACGCTCGGCTTCTACACGCCCGAGAACGCGGCGGCGCGGCAGACCTTCAACCACTGGCTGCGCACGAGCGGAGAGTACGACGGTGTGATCGATTTCGACGCCGCGCTGCGCGACCCGGCCGATCCCGAGCGACTCCTCGCCGCCTACGACAGCGGCGACCACCTGCACACCAACGACGCGGGCCGGGAGGCGATGGCACGAGCGGTGCCGCTGCGCTTCTTCAAGTGA
- a CDS encoding methylated-DNA--[protein]-cysteine S-methyltransferase, whose translation MTACTTTDSPLGALLLVGEETPDGVMLTSLSMPGQRNAPAITPGWRRDPDRFADVTRQLTAYFAGELTEFDIGFTPGGTDFQQRVWHALEEIPYGTSTTYGALAERLGVPRERIQALGAAIGANPLLLVRPCHRVIGADGTMRGYAGGVEHKIQLLTHEGVLQLTLL comes from the coding sequence ATGACCGCCTGTACGACGACCGACAGCCCGCTGGGCGCACTGCTACTGGTCGGGGAAGAGACCCCGGACGGCGTCATGTTGACGTCGCTGTCCATGCCGGGGCAGCGGAACGCCCCTGCCATAACGCCCGGTTGGCGGCGCGACCCCGACCGCTTCGCGGACGTCACCCGGCAGCTGACGGCCTACTTCGCCGGTGAACTCACCGAGTTCGACATCGGGTTCACCCCGGGTGGCACGGACTTCCAGCAGCGCGTGTGGCATGCGCTGGAGGAGATCCCGTACGGCACGTCGACCACGTACGGCGCGCTTGCCGAGCGGCTCGGTGTGCCCCGCGAGCGGATCCAGGCGCTGGGGGCGGCGATCGGAGCGAACCCGCTGCTGCTGGTGCGCCCGTGCCACCGGGTGATCGGCGCGGACGGCACCATGCGCGGCTACGCCGGCGGCGTGGAGCACAAGATCCAGCTCCTCACCCACGAGGGCGTCCTGCAGCTCACCCTCCTCTGA
- a CDS encoding 2OG-Fe(II) oxygenase: MNHTTDLAARVEAQDWAALTDELDEHGNALTGQLLTPGQCHEIAALYDEDDRFRATIDMARHRFGSGQYRYFTHELPDAVRELREAFYPRLLPVARDWAERLGQPAPWPDTLGEWVERCHAAGQSKSAQILLRYGPGDWNALHRDVFGDLLFPLQVVIGLDAPGADFTGGEFIMTEQRPRAQSRGSSTTLPQGHGLIFTTRDRPVASRRGWSIGPMRHGVSTVRSGRRRTLGLVFHDAR, translated from the coding sequence ATGAACCACACCACAGATCTGGCGGCCCGCGTCGAGGCGCAGGACTGGGCCGCCCTGACCGACGAACTCGACGAGCACGGCAACGCGCTCACCGGACAGCTCCTCACCCCCGGGCAGTGCCACGAGATCGCCGCCCTCTATGACGAGGACGACCGATTCCGCGCGACCATCGACATGGCCCGCCACCGCTTCGGCTCCGGCCAGTACCGCTACTTCACGCATGAACTGCCGGATGCCGTCAGGGAGTTGCGCGAGGCGTTCTACCCGCGGCTCCTGCCCGTTGCCCGCGACTGGGCCGAGAGGCTGGGCCAACCAGCGCCCTGGCCCGACACGTTGGGGGAGTGGGTGGAGCGGTGCCACGCGGCCGGACAGTCCAAGTCCGCCCAGATCCTGCTGCGTTACGGGCCCGGCGACTGGAACGCCCTGCACCGGGACGTGTTCGGCGACCTGCTCTTCCCGCTCCAGGTCGTGATCGGTCTCGACGCCCCGGGAGCCGACTTCACGGGCGGCGAGTTCATCATGACCGAGCAGCGCCCGCGCGCCCAGTCCAGGGGATCGTCCACGACCCTGCCCCAGGGCCACGGCCTGATCTTCACCACCCGCGACCGGCCCGTGGCCTCCAGGCGGGGCTGGTCCATCGGTCCCATGCGGCACGGCGTGAGCACGGTCCGCTCCGGGCGGCGACGCACGCTCGGGCTGGTCTTCCACGACGCCAGATGA
- a CDS encoding GNAT family N-acetyltransferase: MDHAAVLALFDRDMREGARPFGLDSVVERVGAVVRHVGPEKGWNGVLWSDLSEADADAAIAEQVRHFGSLGLEFEWKLYAHDRPVDLGRRLRAAGFTAEPEETLMIAEVGELDLDVRPPQGIELRPVADAAGVDLVADVHEQAFGTDSSRLRHLLLTQLAGEPDTVVAVVALADDVPVSSARMELIPGTRFAGLWGGGTVEAWRGRGIYRALVAHRARIAADRGYRYLQVDASDESRPILERLGFAPLTTTTPYVHPIARV; the protein is encoded by the coding sequence ATGGATCACGCAGCGGTACTGGCACTGTTCGACCGGGACATGCGCGAGGGCGCGCGCCCCTTCGGCCTCGACTCCGTGGTGGAGCGCGTCGGAGCGGTGGTGCGGCACGTCGGACCCGAGAAGGGCTGGAACGGGGTGCTCTGGTCGGACCTCTCGGAGGCCGACGCGGACGCGGCGATCGCCGAGCAGGTGCGCCATTTCGGGAGCCTGGGCCTGGAGTTCGAGTGGAAGCTGTACGCGCACGACCGGCCCGTCGATCTGGGCCGACGGCTGCGCGCGGCCGGCTTCACGGCCGAACCCGAGGAGACGCTGATGATCGCCGAGGTCGGCGAGCTGGACCTCGACGTCCGGCCGCCGCAGGGCATCGAGCTGCGGCCCGTCGCCGACGCCGCGGGCGTCGACCTCGTGGCCGACGTCCATGAGCAGGCCTTCGGCACGGACAGCTCCCGGCTCCGCCACCTGCTGCTCACCCAGCTGGCCGGAGAACCGGACACCGTGGTCGCCGTCGTGGCCCTCGCCGATGACGTGCCGGTGAGCTCGGCCCGCATGGAACTCATTCCCGGCACACGGTTCGCGGGACTGTGGGGCGGCGGCACCGTCGAGGCCTGGCGCGGCCGCGGAATCTACCGCGCACTGGTCGCCCACCGCGCCCGTATCGCCGCGGACCGTGGCTACCGCTACCTCCAGGTCGACGCCTCCGACGAGAGCCGCCCCATCCTCGAACGACTCGGCTTCGCCCCACTGACGACGACCACTCCGTACGTGCACCCCATCGCACGGGTGTGA
- a CDS encoding GNAT family N-acetyltransferase, producing the protein MPHRITALTDPQPSASSRRLAWLASDDEGAPVGSAFLRLFTKGGQEHLAELEIAVHRAERRCGVGGCLLDAAVAAARDEGRRSVLAQAEAGSPGDLFLAARGFRRVLALTYARLPLADADLHRIDEIVEQPHEGYRLIQWEGAVPPELALSFAHSRRAMDDMPMDGTDYGTVVWDVDRVLSAAEAIAKRGELLHTVAVVDNANGSVAGFSELVVPGDGRGDAQHYGTGVLPEHRGHGLGLWMKAQAIRQARAHHPELGGLLTDTADSNAHMRGINDTLGYLPTHKAVEYQLDL; encoded by the coding sequence TTGCCGCACCGCATCACCGCGCTCACCGACCCCCAGCCCAGCGCGTCGAGCCGCCGTCTGGCGTGGCTCGCGTCCGACGACGAGGGGGCGCCGGTCGGATCCGCCTTCCTTCGGCTGTTCACCAAGGGAGGGCAGGAGCATCTCGCCGAGTTGGAGATCGCCGTACACCGGGCGGAGCGCCGGTGCGGTGTGGGTGGTTGCCTCCTGGACGCGGCCGTCGCGGCGGCACGGGACGAGGGGCGCCGCTCCGTTCTCGCCCAGGCCGAGGCCGGTTCCCCCGGAGACCTCTTTCTGGCGGCGCGCGGTTTCCGCAGGGTGCTGGCGCTGACGTACGCCCGGCTCCCGCTGGCCGACGCCGACCTCCACCGCATCGACGAGATCGTCGAACAGCCCCATGAGGGCTACCGGTTGATCCAGTGGGAGGGCGCGGTGCCGCCCGAACTGGCCCTCTCCTTCGCCCACTCGCGCCGGGCCATGGACGACATGCCGATGGACGGGACCGACTACGGCACGGTCGTCTGGGACGTGGACCGGGTGCTCTCGGCCGCCGAGGCGATCGCCAAGCGGGGCGAACTCCTGCACACCGTCGCCGTGGTGGACAACGCGAACGGTTCGGTCGCCGGCTTCTCCGAGCTCGTGGTTCCCGGCGACGGCAGGGGAGACGCACAGCACTACGGGACCGGTGTGCTGCCCGAACACCGAGGCCACGGTCTCGGCCTCTGGATGAAGGCACAGGCCATCCGCCAGGCCCGCGCACACCACCCGGAACTCGGCGGCCTGCTCACGGACACGGCCGACAGCAACGCGCACATGCGCGGCATCAACGACACGCTCGGCTATCTGCCCACGCACAAGGCGGTGGAGTACCAGCTCGATCTGTGA
- a CDS encoding GlsB/YeaQ/YmgE family stress response membrane protein has translation MEISGIISAIVIGIIIGVLGRLVVPGRQRIGILWTIAVGIVAALIGSALANAFDVSDTNGVDWIEWLIQIGLAALGVTALDRSKAGRR, from the coding sequence ATGGAGATCTCGGGCATCATCAGTGCCATCGTGATCGGCATCATCATCGGTGTGCTGGGCCGGCTCGTTGTTCCGGGCCGTCAGCGCATCGGCATTCTGTGGACGATCGCGGTCGGCATCGTGGCCGCGCTCATCGGTTCGGCGCTGGCCAACGCGTTCGACGTGTCCGACACCAACGGAGTGGACTGGATCGAGTGGCTGATCCAGATCGGACTCGCGGCGCTCGGTGTCACGGCCCTGGACCGGTCGAAGGCAGGGCGCCGCTGA
- a CDS encoding GNAT family N-acetyltransferase, with the protein MDSPLTLAPPPYLRLEGEGIHLREWSEEDIPALVELYDDPEIARWTPVASPFDTMAAQVYLTEAQEARAQGRKVQLAITTDGVLPQGEVLLFRSKADERDVEIAYGVGAAHRGRGLASRAVRLLSEYAVRHTGARRVVLCIEEDNAASIAVARSTGFTLTDDEPVLRTSRGRPITLRTWSLTGGAA; encoded by the coding sequence ATGGACAGCCCGCTGACACTCGCCCCGCCTCCGTACCTGCGGCTCGAAGGAGAGGGTATTCACCTGCGCGAATGGTCCGAGGAGGACATCCCCGCCCTGGTCGAGCTGTACGACGACCCGGAGATCGCCCGCTGGACGCCGGTGGCCTCGCCCTTCGACACGATGGCCGCGCAGGTCTATCTCACCGAGGCCCAGGAGGCCCGGGCGCAGGGACGCAAGGTGCAGCTCGCGATCACCACGGACGGGGTCCTGCCCCAGGGCGAGGTGCTGCTGTTCCGCAGCAAGGCCGACGAGCGGGACGTCGAGATCGCCTACGGCGTGGGAGCCGCCCACCGGGGCCGGGGTCTTGCCTCCCGGGCCGTCCGCCTCCTCTCCGAGTACGCCGTGCGGCACACGGGGGCGCGGCGCGTGGTGCTGTGCATCGAGGAGGACAACGCGGCCAGCATCGCCGTCGCCCGGTCCACCGGCTTCACGCTCACCGACGACGAGCCCGTCCTGCGGACATCACGGGGGCGGCCGATAACCCTGCGGACGTGGAGCCTGACCGGTGGCGCCGCGTAA
- a CDS encoding aminoglycoside phosphotransferase family protein, translating to MSRTFSAWVTSGEDFLGAVGPFSVDVPWWSEVEPVVRRLQQALGVRVLVVRLLSVDGGEGGRDGHVTYHVEALERPGMLLQLPADPGMLYGLDPLRAPWARLDGLRELLDWSTRTLAGRGRPVTGPVEQRRTWNLAGLFRLPTDRGPVWLKATPHFASDEAEVIAAFARVDPGLVPTVLGSAGGRILMEHIPGEDCWKASADTAASGVRRFVAAQAALALRPEERPAGLPDRHTSVFAERVRELLDGPVSGELTAHELDVARELTDRWRLLDECGLPDTVVHGDFHPGNWRSDGGPPVVVDFADAHWGNPVLDALRVHDFLAEDVRAGAARVWADAWLEQVPDSDPARALAVAEPLAHLAYAVRYQEFLDGIEPSERIYHQDDPVSVIREAVRRATAPDQGLADLERSVVR from the coding sequence GTGAGCCGAACTTTCAGTGCGTGGGTGACGTCGGGTGAGGACTTTCTCGGCGCCGTCGGCCCCTTCTCCGTCGACGTGCCGTGGTGGTCCGAGGTCGAGCCGGTCGTCCGGCGTCTGCAACAGGCGCTCGGAGTACGGGTGTTGGTGGTCCGTCTGCTGTCCGTGGACGGCGGGGAGGGCGGGCGCGACGGCCATGTGACGTACCACGTCGAGGCGTTGGAGCGTCCAGGCATGCTGCTCCAACTCCCGGCGGATCCAGGGATGTTGTACGGACTCGATCCGCTGCGGGCTCCCTGGGCGCGGCTCGACGGACTCCGGGAGCTGCTCGACTGGTCGACCCGCACGCTGGCAGGGAGGGGCCGGCCTGTGACCGGGCCGGTGGAGCAGCGCCGCACCTGGAACCTGGCCGGGCTCTTCCGGCTGCCCACCGACCGGGGCCCGGTCTGGCTCAAGGCCACTCCGCACTTCGCCTCGGACGAGGCGGAGGTCATCGCCGCGTTCGCCCGCGTCGATCCGGGCCTGGTCCCGACCGTCCTCGGCTCGGCCGGCGGGCGCATTCTGATGGAGCACATCCCCGGCGAGGACTGCTGGAAGGCGTCGGCGGACACCGCCGCCTCCGGAGTGCGGCGCTTCGTCGCGGCGCAGGCGGCCCTCGCCCTGCGGCCGGAGGAACGGCCCGCGGGCCTGCCCGACCGTCATACGTCCGTCTTCGCCGAGCGGGTCCGGGAGTTGCTCGACGGCCCTGTCTCCGGCGAGCTGACCGCCCATGAGCTGGACGTGGCACGGGAGTTGACGGACCGTTGGCGGCTGCTCGACGAGTGCGGTCTGCCGGACACCGTCGTGCACGGCGACTTCCACCCCGGCAACTGGCGCAGCGACGGCGGGCCGCCGGTGGTCGTCGACTTCGCCGACGCCCACTGGGGCAACCCGGTCCTGGACGCGCTGCGCGTGCACGACTTCCTTGCCGAGGACGTACGCGCCGGTGCCGCCCGCGTCTGGGCGGACGCGTGGCTGGAGCAGGTGCCGGACAGCGATCCCGCCCGTGCCCTGGCCGTCGCCGAGCCTCTCGCGCATCTCGCGTACGCGGTCCGCTATCAGGAGTTCCTGGACGGCATCGAGCCGTCGGAGCGGATCTATCACCAGGACGATCCCGTGTCGGTGATCCGCGAGGCCGTGCGCCGCGCGACCGCTCCCGACCAGGGGCTGGCCGATCTGGAGCGCTCCGTCGTGCGGTGA